In a single window of the Gossypium hirsutum isolate 1008001.06 chromosome D02, Gossypium_hirsutum_v2.1, whole genome shotgun sequence genome:
- the LOC107908566 gene encoding probable magnesium transporter NIPA4 isoform X2, whose amino-acid sequence MAAVRRWSEGMSSDNIKGLVLAISSSLFIGASFIVKKKGLKKAGASGVRAGVGGYSYLLEPLWWFGMITMVVGEIANFAAYAFAPAILVTPLGALSIIISAVLAHIILREKLHTFGILGCALCVVGSTTIVLHAPQERQIESVTEVWDLATEPGFLFYTALVLTAVFTLIFHFVPQYGQTHIMVYIGVCSLVGSISVMSVKALGIALKLTFSGMNQLLYPQTWAFTLVVASCVITQMNYLNKALDTFNTAVVSPIYYVMFTSLTILASVIMFKDWDRQTPTQIITEMCGFITILSGTFLLHKTKDMVDGPSLTTSISMRSLKHEEEDGFDEGVPLKRQDTSRIP is encoded by the exons ATGGCAGCTGTGCGAAGATGGAGCGAGGGAATGTCCTCAGATAATATTAAGGGTTTGGTTTTAGCCATTTCTTCCAGTTTATTTATTGGGGCAAGTTTCATTGTTAAGAAAAAAGGCTTGAAGAAAGCTGGTGCTTCTGGCGTCAGGGCAG GAGTTGGAGGGTATTCGTACTTGCTTGAGCCACTTTGGTGGTTTGGCATGATAACAA TGGTCGTGGGGGAAATTGCTAATTTTGCTGCTTATGCATTCGCACCAGCCATCCTGGTCACTCCTCTTGGTGCACTCAGCATCATTATCAG TGCGGTACTTGCGCATATCATTTTGCGGGAAAAGTTACATACTTTTGGGATTCTTGGTTGTGCTTTGTGTGTTGTGGGCTCAACAACAATTGTGTTGCATGCTCCCCAAGAACGTCAGATTGAATCTGTAACAGAAGTTTGGGATCTTGCTACAGAGCCAG GATTTTTGTTTTACACAGCTCTGGTCTTAACAGCTGTCTTTACACTTATATTCCACTTTGTTCCACAATATGGACAGACACACATTATGGTTTACATTGGAGTTTGCTCTCTCGTGGGCTCCATTTCG GTCATGAGCGTTAAAGCACTTGGTATTGCCTTGAAGTTAACCTTTTCAGGAATGAATCAGCTTCTGTATCCGCAAACTTGGGCCTTTACTTTAGTTGTGGCTTCTTGTGTGATTACCCAAATGAATTATTTAAACAAG GCGCTTGATACTTTCAACACAGCTGTTGTTTCTCCTATATACTATGTTATGTTTACATCACTGACCATTTTGGCTAGTGTCATCATGTTTAAG GATTGGGATAGGCAGACTCCAACTCAGATTATAACAGAGATGTGTGGATTCATAACAATCCTTTCGGGAACTTTTCTTCTTCACAAAACCAAGGACATGGTCGATG GTCCAAGTTTGACAACTTCTATATCAATGCGATCGTTAAAGCATGAAGAAGAGGATGGCTTTGATGAAGGTGTCCCTCTTAAACGGCAGGATACATCGAGAATACCTTAA
- the LOC107908566 gene encoding probable magnesium transporter NIPA4 isoform X1, whose amino-acid sequence MAAVRRWSEGMSSDNIKGLVLAISSSLFIGASFIVKKKGLKKAGASGVRAGVGGYSYLLEPLWWFGMITMVVGEIANFAAYAFAPAILVTPLGALSIIISAVLAHIILREKLHTFGILGCALCVVGSTTIVLHAPQERQIESVTEVWDLATEPGFLFYTALVLTAVFTLIFHFVPQYGQTHIMVYIGVCSLVGSISVMSVKALGIALKLTFSGMNQLLYPQTWAFTLVVASCVITQMNYLNKALDTFNTAVVSPIYYVMFTSLTILASVIMFKDWDRQTPTQIITEMCGFITILSGTFLLHKTKDMVDDYVQSGPSLTTSISMRSLKHEEEDGFDEGVPLKRQDTSRIP is encoded by the exons ATGGCAGCTGTGCGAAGATGGAGCGAGGGAATGTCCTCAGATAATATTAAGGGTTTGGTTTTAGCCATTTCTTCCAGTTTATTTATTGGGGCAAGTTTCATTGTTAAGAAAAAAGGCTTGAAGAAAGCTGGTGCTTCTGGCGTCAGGGCAG GAGTTGGAGGGTATTCGTACTTGCTTGAGCCACTTTGGTGGTTTGGCATGATAACAA TGGTCGTGGGGGAAATTGCTAATTTTGCTGCTTATGCATTCGCACCAGCCATCCTGGTCACTCCTCTTGGTGCACTCAGCATCATTATCAG TGCGGTACTTGCGCATATCATTTTGCGGGAAAAGTTACATACTTTTGGGATTCTTGGTTGTGCTTTGTGTGTTGTGGGCTCAACAACAATTGTGTTGCATGCTCCCCAAGAACGTCAGATTGAATCTGTAACAGAAGTTTGGGATCTTGCTACAGAGCCAG GATTTTTGTTTTACACAGCTCTGGTCTTAACAGCTGTCTTTACACTTATATTCCACTTTGTTCCACAATATGGACAGACACACATTATGGTTTACATTGGAGTTTGCTCTCTCGTGGGCTCCATTTCG GTCATGAGCGTTAAAGCACTTGGTATTGCCTTGAAGTTAACCTTTTCAGGAATGAATCAGCTTCTGTATCCGCAAACTTGGGCCTTTACTTTAGTTGTGGCTTCTTGTGTGATTACCCAAATGAATTATTTAAACAAG GCGCTTGATACTTTCAACACAGCTGTTGTTTCTCCTATATACTATGTTATGTTTACATCACTGACCATTTTGGCTAGTGTCATCATGTTTAAG GATTGGGATAGGCAGACTCCAACTCAGATTATAACAGAGATGTGTGGATTCATAACAATCCTTTCGGGAACTTTTCTTCTTCACAAAACCAAGGACATGGTCGATG ATTATGTTCAATCAGGTCCAAGTTTGACAACTTCTATATCAATGCGATCGTTAAAGCATGAAGAAGAGGATGGCTTTGATGAAGGTGTCCCTCTTAAACGGCAGGATACATCGAGAATACCTTAA
- the LOC107908566 gene encoding probable magnesium transporter NIPA3 isoform X3 — MAAVRRWSEGMSSDNIKGLVLAISSSLFIGASFIVKKKGLKKAGASGVRAGVGGYSYLLEPLWWFGMITMVVGEIANFAAYAFAPAILVTPLGALSIIISAVLAHIILREKLHTFGILGCALCVVGSTTIVLHAPQERQIESVTEVWDLATEPGFLFYTALVLTAVFTLIFHFVPQYGQTHIMVYIGVCSLVGSISVMSVKALGIALKLTFSGMNQLLYPQTWAFTLVVASCVITQMNYLNKALDTFNTAVVSPIYYVMFTSLTILASVIMFKLSGG, encoded by the exons ATGGCAGCTGTGCGAAGATGGAGCGAGGGAATGTCCTCAGATAATATTAAGGGTTTGGTTTTAGCCATTTCTTCCAGTTTATTTATTGGGGCAAGTTTCATTGTTAAGAAAAAAGGCTTGAAGAAAGCTGGTGCTTCTGGCGTCAGGGCAG GAGTTGGAGGGTATTCGTACTTGCTTGAGCCACTTTGGTGGTTTGGCATGATAACAA TGGTCGTGGGGGAAATTGCTAATTTTGCTGCTTATGCATTCGCACCAGCCATCCTGGTCACTCCTCTTGGTGCACTCAGCATCATTATCAG TGCGGTACTTGCGCATATCATTTTGCGGGAAAAGTTACATACTTTTGGGATTCTTGGTTGTGCTTTGTGTGTTGTGGGCTCAACAACAATTGTGTTGCATGCTCCCCAAGAACGTCAGATTGAATCTGTAACAGAAGTTTGGGATCTTGCTACAGAGCCAG GATTTTTGTTTTACACAGCTCTGGTCTTAACAGCTGTCTTTACACTTATATTCCACTTTGTTCCACAATATGGACAGACACACATTATGGTTTACATTGGAGTTTGCTCTCTCGTGGGCTCCATTTCG GTCATGAGCGTTAAAGCACTTGGTATTGCCTTGAAGTTAACCTTTTCAGGAATGAATCAGCTTCTGTATCCGCAAACTTGGGCCTTTACTTTAGTTGTGGCTTCTTGTGTGATTACCCAAATGAATTATTTAAACAAG GCGCTTGATACTTTCAACACAGCTGTTGTTTCTCCTATATACTATGTTATGTTTACATCACTGACCATTTTGGCTAGTGTCATCATGTTTAAG CTTTCTGGTGGTTGA